One window of Triticum dicoccoides isolate Atlit2015 ecotype Zavitan chromosome 5A, WEW_v2.0, whole genome shotgun sequence genomic DNA carries:
- the LOC119296802 gene encoding uncharacterized protein LOC119296802 — protein sequence MDLLQRRQQLLAINPVPAPTDAELDERATLIKIKPTCCDGWICLACRRLNEPKDNLLCKIPTFKCATRNCKGQCPGTAGMNINDCEVNGVRTNFAIRDQGPNPTCAAHALVAGMDVSIRIEGALREVTICLPLNIVDLFAKYYPLFREGVGNEAEEADRMRRIPNLLRIAQLLGVKYVCATKCVRTERVLKLKSWFLLSTATTEVDKLVRLIASGFPLLVGMRTGRCFKMTANKELYRGPNKEKNHAVLLIGVEVNQIFLTDEATGENGKVHRVLFRARDSHGDDAHKCAELTGYGGDVYLLPEDLGSHVFGFHLEIPSYLTVAP from the exons ATGGATCTACTACAACGACGTCAGCAACTGTTAGCAATTAATCCTGTTCCTGCTCCAACGGACGCTGAACTCGACGAGCGCGCAACACTAATAAAGATCAAACCCACATGTTGTGATGGCTGGATTTGTCTGGCCTGCAGACGTCTAAACGAACCCAAGGACAATCTTCTTTGTAAGATTCCTACTTTCAAGTGTGCTACTCGCAACTGCAAGGGCCAG TGCCCAGGGACTGCCGGAATGAACATTAATGACTGTGAAGTAAATGGAGTGAGAACCAATTTTGCGATAAGAGATCAAGGCCCGAACC CGACCTGCGCAGCTCATGCATTAGTGGCCGGCATGGATGTTTCAATTAGAATCGAGGGAGCGCTCCGGGAGGTTACCATATGTCTGCCGCTGAATATTGTTGACCTATTCGCAAAGTATTATCCACTCTTTCGGGAAGGTGTGGGGAATGAAGCAGAAGAAGCCGACAGGATGAGAAGAATTCCTAACTTGTTGAGGATTGCCCAGTTGCTGGGAGTTAAGTATGTGTGTGCAACGAAATGCGTCCGAACAGAAAGAGTGCTGAAGTTGAAGTCGTGGTTCCTTTTGAGCACTGCTACTACTGAAGTCGACAAGCTAGTACGTCTGATTGCTAGCGGGTTCCCCTTACTAGTTGGCATGAGAACTGGTCGCTGTTTCAAGATGACAGCAAACAAAGAGTTATACAGGGGGCcaaacaaggagaaaaatcatgccGTTTTGCTTATTGGAGTGGAAGTAAATCAGATATTTCTCACAGATGAAGCAACCGGCGAGAACGGGAAGGTTCACAGGGTTCTGTTTAGGGCCAGAGATTCACATGGGGATGACGCTCACAAGTGTGCTGAACTGACAGGGTATGGTGGTGATGTGTACCTGTTGCCAGAGGATCTGGGCTCGCATGTCTTCGGCTTCCATCTGGAGATCCCAAGCTATCTGACCGTCGCTCCCTGA